The following proteins come from a genomic window of Geminicoccaceae bacterium SCSIO 64248:
- a CDS encoding ABC transporter ATP-binding protein — translation MTAPLLQVDTVGKTYTSGGLFGTARNRAVDQVSFELLADRPEIFTIIGESGSGKTTLSRMILNMVTPSDGRIVFDGRDLATIRRDRNRRAFMARVQPIFQNPFEAFNPLKRVDRYLYMTARSFTGAKATAEIERAADMALQRVGLSLAEVKGRFPHELSGGQLQRIAIARALIPTPSIIVADEPVSMVDASLKMTIVNLFKMLRDELGISILYITHDLATAYYISDRLIIMQKGKVVEQGDARTVLAAPQHPYSQLLRNAVLSVDDAFDAVEEEARPVTA, via the coding sequence ATGACCGCGCCGCTCCTCCAGGTCGATACGGTCGGCAAGACCTACACGTCAGGCGGCCTGTTCGGCACCGCGCGCAACCGCGCGGTCGACCAGGTGAGCTTCGAGCTGCTCGCGGACCGGCCGGAGATCTTCACGATCATCGGCGAGTCCGGCAGCGGCAAGACGACCCTGTCGCGCATGATCCTGAACATGGTGACGCCCTCGGACGGGCGGATCGTGTTCGACGGCCGCGATCTCGCAACGATCCGCAGGGACCGCAACCGGCGCGCCTTCATGGCGCGCGTGCAGCCGATCTTCCAGAACCCGTTCGAGGCGTTCAATCCGCTCAAGCGGGTCGACCGCTATCTCTACATGACGGCGCGCAGCTTCACCGGAGCCAAGGCGACCGCGGAGATCGAGCGGGCCGCCGACATGGCCCTGCAGCGGGTCGGCCTGTCGCTGGCCGAGGTCAAGGGCCGCTTCCCGCACGAGCTCTCGGGCGGCCAGCTCCAGCGCATCGCCATCGCGCGCGCCCTGATCCCGACGCCTTCGATCATCGTCGCCGACGAGCCGGTCTCGATGGTCGACGCGTCGCTCAAGATGACCATCGTCAACCTGTTCAAGATGCTGCGCGACGAGCTCGGCATCTCGATCCTCTACATCACCCACGATCTCGCGACCGCCTACTACATCAGCGACCGGCTGATCATCATGCAGAAGGGGAAGGTGGTGGAGCAGGGCGACGCGCGGACCGTCCTGGCGGCGCCGCAGCACCCGTACTCGCAACTGCTGCGCAATGCCGTGCTCTCGGTCGACGACGCCTTCGACGCGGTCGAGGAGGAGGCTCGTCCCGTGACCGCCTGA
- the rfbA gene encoding glucose-1-phosphate thymidylyltransferase RfbA, translated as MWKGIVLAGGSGTRLYPLTHAVCKQLLPVFDKPLVYYPLTTLMLAGIRDILIISTPHDLPQFERLLGDGSQWGLQLSYAVQEKPEGIAQAFQIGRNFIGDDDCALILGDNIFFGHALRVDLARATRHSSGATVFGYRVTDPERYGIIGFDASGRPSSIVEKPSAPRSNIAVTGLYFYDNDVVDIAARLRPSARGELEITDVNLAYLARHALRVQRMGRGYAWLDAGTHDSLLQAGEFVQTVQQRQGLQIACPEEIARFQGWIDEDQLRRLAEPLAKTAYGRYLLDVVLASEPWRVGALDVDEAERSPEEDVLALHG; from the coding sequence ATGTGGAAGGGCATCGTCCTGGCGGGCGGTTCGGGCACGCGCCTCTACCCGCTGACCCATGCGGTCTGCAAGCAGCTCCTGCCGGTCTTCGACAAGCCGCTGGTCTACTACCCGCTGACCACGCTGATGCTGGCCGGCATCCGCGACATCCTGATCATCTCGACGCCGCACGACCTGCCCCAGTTCGAGCGCCTGCTGGGCGACGGCAGCCAGTGGGGCCTGCAGCTGTCCTACGCCGTGCAGGAGAAGCCGGAGGGGATCGCGCAGGCCTTCCAGATCGGGCGCAACTTCATCGGCGACGATGACTGCGCCCTGATCCTGGGCGACAACATCTTCTTCGGCCACGCGTTGCGCGTCGACCTCGCGCGGGCCACGCGCCACAGCTCCGGCGCCACCGTGTTCGGCTACCGCGTCACCGACCCGGAGCGCTACGGCATCATCGGCTTCGACGCCTCCGGCCGCCCAAGCAGCATCGTCGAGAAGCCGAGCGCGCCCCGGTCGAACATCGCCGTCACCGGTCTCTACTTCTACGACAACGACGTCGTCGACATCGCCGCGCGCCTGCGCCCCTCGGCCAGGGGCGAGTTGGAGATCACCGACGTCAACCTCGCCTATCTCGCCCGCCACGCGCTCCGCGTGCAGCGCATGGGACGCGGCTACGCATGGCTCGACGCCGGGACGCACGACAGCCTCCTGCAGGCCGGCGAGTTCGTCCAGACCGTCCAGCAGCGGCAGGGCCTGCAGATCGCATGCCCCGAGGAGATCGCCCGCTTCCAGGGCTGGATCGACGAGGATCAGTTGAGACGCCTGGCGGAACCGCTGGCGAAGACGGCCTATGGCCGCTACCTCCTCGACGTCGTCCTGGCCAGCGAGCCCTGGCGCGTCGGCGCCCTCGACGTGGACGAGGCCGAGCGAAGCCCGGAAGAGGATGTCCTGGCGCTGCACGGCTGA
- a CDS encoding ATP-binding protein, protein MAEHAQRTFMDRIAGQALAARRPVAALTADDDPANRKNMILLIQLRWIAVVGQIVTIVFVHAVLGIPLPLLPMGVVLGALAALNLASLAWLANRTEISNRALLTALILDVAALTAQLYLSGGATNPFTALYLLQVTLGAVLLDIRSTWTIVAITCVCFAALTLVHQPIALEPAGFDDLFGLYIAGMLICFVLDAGLLVAFVTRIMRNLRERDARLAALKQHAAEEDHIVRMGLLASGAAHELGTPLASVSVILSDWRRMPVFAEDPDLAQDIGEMQSAVQRCKSIVTGILVSAGEARGEAPGVTTVHAFLNDLVDDWREVHASAALAYVNRFGDDLPIVSDSALKQVVFNVLDNAFEASPHWVGIDVLREDDRLRIEVSDQGPGFAPEILARLGTPYQSSKGRQGGGLGLFLVVNVVRKLGGAVAARNREQGGAAVTITLPLNALSIGAYPHGQ, encoded by the coding sequence ATGGCCGAGCATGCGCAAAGGACGTTCATGGACAGGATCGCCGGACAAGCGCTCGCCGCGCGCCGGCCGGTCGCGGCGTTGACCGCCGACGACGACCCGGCCAACCGGAAGAACATGATCCTACTGATCCAGCTGCGCTGGATCGCGGTGGTCGGTCAGATCGTGACCATCGTGTTCGTCCATGCCGTGCTGGGCATTCCTTTACCGCTCCTGCCGATGGGGGTGGTACTGGGCGCCCTCGCCGCGCTGAACCTCGCGAGCCTGGCCTGGCTGGCCAACCGGACCGAGATCAGCAACCGGGCGCTGCTCACGGCCTTGATCCTGGATGTCGCGGCGCTGACCGCGCAGCTCTATCTCAGCGGCGGTGCCACGAACCCCTTCACCGCGCTCTATTTGCTCCAGGTCACGCTGGGCGCCGTTCTCCTCGACATCCGCTCGACCTGGACGATCGTCGCGATCACCTGCGTGTGCTTCGCGGCCCTGACCCTGGTCCATCAGCCGATCGCGCTCGAGCCCGCCGGCTTCGACGACCTGTTCGGCCTGTACATCGCGGGCATGCTGATCTGCTTCGTGCTCGACGCCGGCCTGCTGGTCGCGTTCGTGACCCGTATCATGCGCAACCTGCGCGAGCGGGACGCAAGACTGGCGGCGCTCAAGCAGCACGCCGCCGAGGAGGATCACATCGTCCGGATGGGCCTGCTGGCGTCGGGTGCCGCCCATGAGCTCGGAACGCCGCTGGCGTCCGTCTCGGTCATTCTCAGCGACTGGCGGCGCATGCCCGTCTTCGCCGAGGATCCCGACCTGGCGCAGGACATCGGGGAGATGCAGTCGGCGGTCCAGCGCTGCAAGTCGATCGTCACCGGCATCCTGGTCTCGGCGGGGGAGGCGCGCGGCGAGGCACCGGGGGTCACCACCGTCCACGCCTTCCTCAACGACTTGGTCGACGACTGGCGCGAGGTCCACGCCTCGGCGGCGCTCGCCTACGTGAACCGGTTCGGCGACGACCTGCCGATCGTCTCGGACTCGGCGCTCAAGCAGGTGGTCTTCAACGTGCTGGACAACGCGTTCGAGGCGTCGCCGCACTGGGTCGGCATCGACGTCCTGCGCGAGGACGACCGCCTGCGGATCGAGGTGAGCGACCAAGGCCCCGGTTTCGCCCCGGAGATTCTCGCCCGGCTCGGCACGCCCTACCAGTCGAGCAAGGGCCGCCAGGGGGGCGGGCTCGGGCTGTTTCTCGTCGTGAACGTGGTCCGCAAGCTCGGCGGCGCGGTGGCGGCACGCAATCGCGAGCAGGGCGGCGCGGCCGTCACCATCACCTTGCCGCTCAACGCCCTCTCGATCGGAGCGTATCCCCATGGCCAGTGA
- a CDS encoding response regulator transcription factor has protein sequence MASDRLLVIVEDDAGFARTLKRSFERRGYEVLLATGHDELLELLRTRSPGYAVVDLKLGGASGLACVETLHAHDADTLIVVLTGFASIATAVEAIKLGACHYLAKPSNTDDIEEAFSRAIGNPDVPLSQRPTSFKTLEWERIHETLVETDFNISETARRLGMHRRTLARKLEKRQVK, from the coding sequence ATGGCCAGTGACCGGCTTCTGGTCATCGTCGAGGACGATGCCGGGTTCGCGCGTACCCTCAAGCGCTCGTTCGAGCGCCGGGGGTACGAGGTGCTGCTCGCGACGGGGCACGACGAACTGCTCGAACTCCTGCGGACGCGCTCGCCCGGCTACGCCGTGGTCGACCTCAAACTGGGGGGCGCCTCCGGGCTGGCCTGCGTCGAGACCCTGCACGCGCACGACGCCGACACGCTCATCGTCGTCCTGACCGGCTTCGCCAGCATCGCCACCGCGGTCGAGGCGATCAAGCTGGGGGCGTGCCACTACCTCGCCAAGCCCTCGAACACCGACGACATCGAGGAAGCCTTCTCGCGGGCGATCGGCAATCCCGACGTGCCGCTCAGTCAACGGCCGACATCGTTCAAGACCCTGGAATGGGAGCGCATCCACGAGACGCTGGTCGAGACCGACTTCAACATCTCCGAGACGGCGCGTCGCCTCGGCATGCACAGGCGCACGCTGGCGCGCAAGCTCGAGAAGCGGCAGGTCAAGTAG
- a CDS encoding SDR family oxidoreductase, with amino-acid sequence MLVTGAGGYIGTTLVPMLLAAGHRVRAVDRFFFGRELLADHERLDVIQADTRRLDARYVEGMDAVIDLVAISNDPSGELFQDATWGINFASRAHTAEMAKAAGVKRYILPSSCSIYGFQDTDVPCDETTPTNPLTTYARANEAAEQAILPLNDEEFCAVVLRQATVYGYSPRMRFDLAINGMVLGAWETGKLPLMRDGTQWRPMVHVRDTAAAQMFMLTAPRERVGGEIFNVGSAASTYQIGPLAELIAEVMPRRPVIEWYGDPDHRSYRVAFDKIESFGWRAERTAADGAQEILERLENGTLKRTTRTITLAWYQELLDWQKRLHALEIDGSLIDLPVAAE; translated from the coding sequence GTGCTGGTCACTGGTGCAGGCGGCTATATCGGCACAACGCTCGTCCCCATGCTTCTGGCCGCAGGCCACCGGGTCCGCGCGGTCGACCGCTTCTTCTTTGGCCGCGAGCTTCTGGCCGATCACGAGCGACTCGACGTGATCCAGGCCGACACTCGGCGGCTGGACGCCCGCTACGTCGAGGGCATGGACGCCGTCATCGATCTGGTCGCCATCTCGAACGATCCGTCCGGCGAGCTGTTTCAGGACGCGACCTGGGGCATCAACTTCGCCTCGCGCGCCCACACGGCCGAGATGGCCAAGGCGGCGGGCGTCAAGCGCTACATCCTGCCGTCGTCCTGCAGCATCTACGGCTTCCAGGACACCGACGTTCCCTGCGACGAGACCACGCCGACCAACCCGCTCACGACCTATGCCCGCGCGAACGAGGCGGCCGAGCAGGCGATCCTGCCCCTGAACGACGAGGAATTCTGCGCGGTCGTGCTGCGTCAGGCGACCGTGTACGGCTACAGCCCGCGCATGCGCTTCGACCTCGCGATCAACGGCATGGTGCTGGGCGCGTGGGAGACCGGCAAGCTGCCGCTGATGCGCGACGGCACGCAGTGGCGGCCGATGGTCCATGTCCGCGACACGGCGGCGGCGCAGATGTTCATGCTGACCGCGCCGCGCGAGCGCGTCGGCGGCGAGATCTTCAATGTCGGCTCGGCCGCGAGCACCTACCAGATCGGTCCGCTCGCGGAGCTGATCGCCGAGGTCATGCCGCGCCGGCCCGTGATCGAATGGTACGGCGATCCCGATCACCGCTCCTACCGGGTCGCCTTCGACAAGATCGAATCGTTCGGCTGGCGGGCCGAGCGCACCGCCGCCGACGGCGCGCAGGAGATCCTGGAACGGCTGGAGAACGGCACCTTGAAGCGGACGACGCGGACCATCACCCTCGCCTGGTACCAGGAGCTGCTCGACTGGCAGAAGCGGCTGCATGCGCTCGAGATCGACGGCAGCCTGATCGACCTGCCGGTCGCGGCCGAGTAG
- a CDS encoding glycosyltransferase family 4 protein, whose product MELTRTRKIVVHDYAGHPFQVQLSRKLAERGYEVHHLYFAADATPRGALRRLPGDPDTLSIVPVSLATAFQKYALVKRVLQEAEYGRLVAATINEIAPDVLINANVPIAALTAIRRRCKIPFPDRSFVIWLQDILSVGVGKLTREKLPLIGSLVGDAFHRAEKRNLNAADHIVCITQDFIPLLQGWRVDTGKCSVVENWAAIDEIRPFAGPSPWRKEHGLEGKRIVLYGGTLGFKHDPSLLIAAARALAADPACADVALVVVAEGIGVDMLRAEKERHGLANLHLMPFQRYERLSEIFSQAEILLAVLSDNAGIFSVPSKVLGYMCAGRPILLSAPEENLATATVRRAGAGIGVRPGDHDGFVSHLTALLEEPGRAAELGRNARAYAERTFDIETIADRFEQIWLAEPAAETAPRTPRRAGFEPRSSFAISFGNRRESVPPVDLGR is encoded by the coding sequence GTGGAGCTGACGCGCACGCGCAAGATCGTCGTCCACGACTACGCCGGACACCCGTTTCAGGTGCAGCTGAGTCGCAAGCTGGCCGAGCGGGGCTACGAGGTGCATCACCTCTACTTCGCGGCGGACGCGACGCCGCGCGGGGCGCTGCGGCGATTGCCGGGCGATCCCGACACGCTGAGCATCGTTCCGGTCAGCCTTGCGACCGCCTTCCAGAAATACGCCTTGGTCAAGCGCGTCCTGCAGGAGGCCGAGTACGGCCGGCTCGTCGCCGCGACGATCAACGAAATCGCGCCCGACGTGCTCATCAACGCCAATGTCCCGATCGCGGCGCTGACGGCGATCCGGCGCCGCTGCAAGATCCCCTTCCCCGACCGCTCCTTCGTCATCTGGCTGCAGGACATCCTCAGCGTCGGCGTCGGCAAGCTGACCCGCGAGAAGCTGCCCTTGATCGGCAGCCTCGTCGGCGACGCCTTCCATCGCGCCGAGAAGCGCAACCTGAACGCGGCCGACCATATCGTCTGCATCACGCAGGACTTCATTCCTCTACTCCAGGGCTGGCGCGTCGACACGGGCAAATGCTCGGTGGTCGAGAACTGGGCCGCCATCGACGAGATCCGGCCCTTCGCCGGTCCGTCGCCCTGGAGGAAGGAGCACGGCCTGGAGGGCAAGCGGATCGTGCTCTACGGCGGCACGCTCGGCTTCAAGCACGATCCGAGCCTGCTGATCGCCGCCGCCCGGGCGCTGGCCGCCGATCCCGCCTGCGCCGACGTCGCCCTGGTCGTCGTCGCCGAGGGCATCGGCGTCGACATGCTCCGCGCGGAGAAGGAGCGACACGGCCTCGCCAACCTCCATCTCATGCCGTTCCAGCGCTACGAGCGGCTGTCCGAGATCTTCTCGCAGGCCGAGATCCTGCTCGCGGTGCTGAGCGACAACGCCGGCATCTTCTCCGTGCCGTCCAAGGTACTGGGCTACATGTGCGCCGGCCGGCCGATCCTGTTGTCCGCGCCCGAGGAGAACCTCGCCACGGCGACGGTGCGCCGCGCTGGCGCCGGCATCGGCGTCCGGCCCGGCGACCACGACGGGTTCGTGAGCCACCTGACCGCCCTGCTCGAGGAGCCCGGCAGGGCCGCGGAACTCGGCCGGAACGCGCGGGCCTATGCCGAGCGCACCTTCGACATCGAGACGATCGCCGACCGGTTCGAGCAGATCTGGCTGGCCGAGCCGGCGGCGGAGACGGCGCCGCGAACGCCCCGCCGCGCCGGCTTCGAGCCGCGATCCAGCTTCGCGATCAGCTTCGGCAACCGGCGCGAATCGGTGCCGCCGGTCGACCTTGGCCGGTAG
- a CDS encoding ABC transporter ATP-binding protein: protein MATLAPLPPARPAPRTNEAAAPVLEVQDLSAFYQLSHFGIEREVRAVDGISFAIGRNEIYGLAGESSSGKSSLIKTVAGAIRPPLNVVGGSVTFDFGGKKTSLYAKPRPDMSALRWKHLSYIMQGSMSVLNPVRRIRASFVDFAHRHIGGTTADFLQTVRAHLDRLHLPDSVLESYPHELSGGMRQRVTIALATVCQPEFVIADEPTTALDVVVQKSVLGMIREVQREMGSSMLFVTHDMSVHANLTDRLGVMYAGRLVEEGRTRDLFRRPMHPYTKHLIGSLPRIGATAPKKGLEGSPPNLANPPKGCRFHPRCPVARPVCSEVVPPLEVLAPGQRVACHVAKEEAGR, encoded by the coding sequence ATGGCCACGCTCGCCCCGCTTCCGCCCGCCCGCCCGGCGCCGCGCACGAACGAGGCGGCAGCACCCGTGCTCGAGGTGCAGGATCTCTCGGCCTTCTATCAACTCAGCCATTTCGGCATCGAGCGCGAGGTCCGCGCCGTCGACGGCATCAGCTTCGCCATCGGCCGCAACGAGATCTACGGCCTGGCCGGCGAATCGAGCTCGGGCAAGAGCTCGCTGATCAAGACGGTGGCCGGCGCGATCCGGCCGCCCCTGAACGTGGTCGGCGGCTCGGTCACGTTCGATTTTGGCGGTAAGAAGACCAGCCTGTACGCCAAGCCGCGCCCGGACATGTCGGCGCTGCGCTGGAAGCACCTGTCCTACATCATGCAGGGCTCGATGAGCGTGCTGAATCCGGTCCGGCGGATAAGGGCCAGCTTCGTCGACTTCGCCCATCGCCATATCGGCGGCACGACGGCGGACTTCCTGCAAACCGTGCGCGCGCATCTGGACCGGCTGCACCTGCCGGACAGCGTGCTGGAGTCCTACCCGCACGAGCTTTCGGGCGGCATGCGCCAGCGCGTGACCATCGCGCTGGCGACGGTGTGCCAGCCCGAGTTCGTCATCGCCGACGAGCCCACCACCGCGCTCGACGTCGTCGTGCAGAAGAGCGTGCTCGGCATGATCCGCGAGGTCCAGCGCGAGATGGGCTCGTCCATGCTGTTCGTCACGCACGACATGTCGGTGCATGCCAACCTGACCGATCGGCTGGGCGTCATGTATGCCGGCCGGCTGGTGGAGGAGGGCCGGACCCGCGACCTGTTCCGCCGGCCGATGCATCCCTACACGAAGCACCTGATCGGCAGCCTGCCGCGCATCGGCGCGACCGCGCCCAAGAAGGGGCTCGAAGGCTCGCCGCCCAATCTCGCCAACCCGCCCAAAGGCTGCCGGTTCCATCCGCGCTGCCCGGTCGCGCGGCCGGTCTGCAGCGAGGTCGTGCCGCCGCTTGAGGTGCTGGCGCCCGGCCAGCGCGTCGCCTGCCACGTCGCGAAAGAGGAGGCCGGCCGATGA
- the rfbC gene encoding dTDP-4-dehydrorhamnose 3,5-epimerase: MEVIATAIPDVCLVRPKRHGDPRGWFSEVWNRQRFAEAGLDFDWMQDNQSLSGPAGTLRGLHFQTPPFAQTKLVRVLAGAILDVAVDLRRGSPWFGRHVAVELSAGQPDQILIPRGFAHGFVTLKPNTQVLYKVDAPYAPDHDAGIAWNDPDLAIAWPVGPENVHLSDKDRRQPAWRELPDAFSWSE; this comes from the coding sequence ATGGAGGTGATCGCGACCGCCATACCGGATGTCTGCCTGGTTCGCCCGAAGCGACACGGCGACCCGCGCGGCTGGTTCTCCGAAGTCTGGAACCGGCAGCGCTTCGCCGAGGCCGGGCTCGACTTCGATTGGATGCAGGACAACCAGTCCCTGTCCGGGCCGGCCGGCACCCTGCGCGGGCTGCACTTCCAGACGCCCCCCTTCGCGCAGACCAAGCTGGTGCGGGTCCTGGCCGGAGCCATTCTGGACGTCGCGGTCGACCTGCGCCGTGGCTCGCCCTGGTTCGGACGTCACGTCGCGGTCGAGCTGAGCGCCGGCCAGCCCGACCAGATCCTGATCCCGCGAGGCTTCGCCCACGGCTTCGTGACCCTGAAGCCGAATACCCAGGTGCTCTACAAGGTCGACGCCCCCTACGCGCCCGACCACGACGCCGGCATCGCCTGGAACGACCCCGACCTCGCCATCGCTTGGCCGGTCGGGCCCGAGAACGTCCACCTATCCGACAAAGATCGGCGACAGCCCGCGTGGCGCGAGCTGCCCGACGCTTTCAGCTGGAGCGAATGA
- a CDS encoding alpha-N-arabinofuranosidase, translating into MPKADILLDRHFTIGDTDPRLFGAFVEHLGRCVYGGIYEPGHATADEHGFRRDVMDLVRELAPTIMRYPGGNFVSGYRWEDGVGPVDKRPKRLDPAWFSTEPNTFGTNEFIDWCRKTDIEPMLAVNLGTRAGEDARRLVEYCNHPGGTELSDLRREHGWEQPHDVKFWCLGNEMDGPWQMETKTAVEYGRTAVEAAKLMRWVDPRIELAACGSSSRRMPTYGAWEDTVLEHTFDEVEFISLHTYLNDYAGDTPAFLASADLMDSFIDEVVAIADSVAARRRSSKRIMLSFDEWNVWYRTRRRNEGRVKLGWPIAPEILEEIYDMKDALAFGGACISLLNHADRVKTACLAELVNVIAPIMTETGGPAWRQTIFWPFSQMSNLGRGTVLDVRVKSPTYETVYSDPSRTEDMRFPLPEVPYLKMAAVHDAAGGYVTLFLLNRHLTEPMEIAGDLRSFGRFDIVETHSLHDADLKATNTKDAPDRVVPSALKDVSIAGQALTAKLPPASWNVIRLSVA; encoded by the coding sequence ATGCCCAAAGCGGACATCCTGCTCGACCGTCACTTCACCATCGGCGACACCGACCCGCGACTGTTCGGTGCCTTCGTCGAGCATCTCGGACGCTGCGTCTATGGCGGCATCTACGAGCCCGGCCACGCGACCGCGGACGAGCACGGCTTCCGGCGCGACGTGATGGATCTGGTGCGCGAGCTGGCGCCCACGATCATGCGCTATCCCGGCGGCAACTTCGTCTCGGGCTACCGCTGGGAGGACGGCGTCGGTCCGGTCGACAAGCGGCCCAAGCGCCTCGATCCCGCGTGGTTCTCGACCGAGCCCAACACGTTCGGCACCAACGAGTTCATCGACTGGTGCCGCAAGACGGACATCGAGCCGATGCTGGCGGTCAATCTCGGCACCCGCGCCGGCGAGGACGCCCGGCGCCTGGTCGAGTACTGCAACCATCCCGGAGGAACGGAGCTCTCCGATCTGCGGCGCGAGCACGGCTGGGAGCAGCCGCACGACGTCAAGTTCTGGTGCCTGGGCAACGAGATGGACGGCCCCTGGCAGATGGAGACCAAGACGGCGGTCGAATACGGCCGGACCGCGGTCGAGGCGGCCAAGCTGATGCGCTGGGTCGATCCCAGAATCGAGCTCGCCGCCTGCGGCTCGTCCTCGCGGCGCATGCCGACCTATGGCGCCTGGGAGGACACCGTCCTCGAGCATACGTTCGACGAGGTCGAGTTCATCTCGCTGCACACTTATCTCAACGACTATGCCGGCGACACCCCGGCCTTCCTGGCCAGCGCCGATCTGATGGACAGCTTCATCGACGAGGTCGTCGCGATCGCGGACTCGGTCGCGGCGAGGCGGCGTTCGTCCAAGCGCATCATGCTGAGCTTCGACGAGTGGAACGTCTGGTACCGCACGCGCAGGCGGAACGAGGGCCGGGTCAAGCTGGGCTGGCCGATCGCGCCGGAGATCCTCGAGGAGATCTACGACATGAAGGACGCGCTGGCCTTCGGCGGCGCGTGCATCTCGCTCCTCAACCATGCCGACCGGGTGAAGACGGCCTGCCTCGCGGAGTTGGTCAACGTGATCGCGCCGATCATGACCGAGACCGGCGGGCCGGCTTGGCGCCAGACCATCTTCTGGCCGTTCAGCCAGATGAGCAATCTCGGCCGCGGCACGGTCCTGGACGTGCGGGTGAAGAGCCCGACCTACGAGACCGTCTATTCCGATCCCAGCCGCACCGAGGACATGCGCTTCCCCCTGCCTGAGGTGCCGTATCTCAAGATGGCCGCCGTCCACGACGCGGCGGGCGGCTACGTCACTTTGTTCCTGCTGAACCGGCACCTGACCGAGCCCATGGAGATCGCAGGCGACCTTCGCAGCTTCGGCCGCTTCGACATCGTCGAGACGCACAGCCTGCACGATGCCGACCTGAAGGCGACCAACACCAAGGATGCGCCCGACCGCGTCGTGCCGAGCGCGCTCAAGGACGTTTCGATTGCGGGGCAGGCGCTGACGGCGAAGCTGCCGCCGGCGTCGTGGAACGTGATCCGCCTGTCGGTCGCGTAA
- a CDS encoding glycosyltransferase family 4 protein, with protein sequence MSTSAPPPPSRPRVFFVGVLPPPLTGMTAVSRAVLDELGRACAVVSLSVTRPARLAGRTWSLYKQAALLPHYLRVAARARTGDLVYGALSVGGGLFGDCALALAARLRGARLVLHHHSFFGIGAYDRRLALLIRLAGPDVRHVLLGQDMRRTFHRLYGPRHAVVVGNDVWTRAALPAAEQPRAALRTVGYLSNINRAKGIDLALDCFRRVAERAPETRFLIAGPVADAEDQAGIDEFVAEDPDWRSHAGAVYGDAKAAFFDAIDLFVFPTRFAGEADPLVVHEAAGQGLPVLATRRGCVPERVASPDDLAPDEEAFPAWAAERIVGWIRDPAAFSAASRDVLARRAERLEHMRRERADFLDLFAGASAGAATPQSRSDAAASAAT encoded by the coding sequence ATGAGCACGTCCGCTCCTCCTCCCCCCAGCCGGCCCCGGGTGTTCTTCGTGGGCGTCCTGCCGCCGCCGCTCACCGGCATGACGGCGGTGAGCCGCGCGGTCCTGGACGAACTCGGCCGGGCCTGCGCGGTCGTGAGCCTGAGCGTGACGCGTCCCGCACGCTTGGCGGGCCGGACCTGGAGCCTGTACAAGCAGGCCGCCCTGCTGCCGCACTATCTGCGCGTCGCGGCACGGGCGCGCACGGGCGACCTGGTCTACGGCGCGCTCAGCGTCGGCGGCGGCCTGTTCGGCGACTGCGCGCTCGCGCTGGCGGCGCGGCTGCGCGGCGCCCGGCTGGTCCTCCATCATCATTCCTTCTTCGGCATCGGCGCCTACGACCGCCGCCTCGCCTTGCTCATCCGCCTGGCCGGACCGGACGTCAGGCACGTCCTGCTGGGACAGGACATGCGGCGGACCTTCCACCGGCTGTACGGACCGCGCCACGCGGTCGTGGTCGGCAACGACGTCTGGACGCGCGCCGCCTTGCCGGCGGCGGAGCAGCCCCGCGCGGCGCTCAGGACCGTCGGCTATCTCAGCAACATCAACCGCGCCAAGGGCATCGACCTGGCGCTGGACTGCTTTCGCCGGGTCGCCGAGCGCGCGCCCGAGACGCGGTTCCTGATCGCCGGCCCGGTGGCGGACGCCGAGGACCAGGCCGGGATCGACGAATTCGTCGCCGAGGATCCGGACTGGCGCAGCCATGCCGGCGCGGTCTACGGCGACGCCAAGGCCGCGTTCTTCGACGCGATCGACCTGTTCGTGTTTCCGACCCGCTTCGCGGGCGAGGCCGACCCGCTCGTGGTGCACGAGGCGGCCGGCCAGGGCCTGCCGGTCCTGGCGACGCGGCGCGGCTGCGTCCCCGAGCGCGTGGCCTCGCCGGACGATCTGGCCCCGGACGAGGAGGCGTTCCCGGCCTGGGCGGCCGAGCGCATCGTCGGCTGGATCCGTGACCCCGCGGCCTTCTCGGCGGCGTCGCGCGACGTCCTCGCGCGGCGTGCCGAGCGCCTCGAGCACATGCGCCGCGAGCGGGCCGATTTCCTCGACCTGTTCGCCGGAGCCTCCGCCGGGGCGGCGACCCCGCAATCACGATCCGACGCGGCCGCCTCCGCGGCCACCTGA